The Astatotilapia calliptera chromosome 17, fAstCal1.2, whole genome shotgun sequence genome has a segment encoding these proteins:
- the sco2 gene encoding protein SCO2 homolog, mitochondrial, whose amino-acid sequence MLGLRCIMGDLRGGAALRRTFVSSAVLSLRWRLAPQDRLPQARFLSGDRDSSPSVVAKMKLRTRLLVTLLFGGGLLGVWWFVHSEKQQKLQQQRVEQLRQVALGQGTFSLMDHTGCRRTKKDFLGNWVLLYFGFTHCPDICPEELEKLSTVVMTLDRDASLPPVQPLFITVDPERDDEAALARYVKDFHPRLIGLTGTVEEVKHAGRDYRVYASAGPKDEDGDYIVDHTILIYLVSPDGLFLDYYNRMKSDEQIADSVRKHIRNYATL is encoded by the coding sequence ATGTTGGGGCTGCGGTGCATCATGGGTGACCTGCGAGGAGGAGCGGCACTCCGGAGGACATTTGTGTCTTCGGCGGTGCTGAGTTTGAGGTGGCGGCTAGCACCGCAGGACAGGCTTCCTCAGGCTCGCTTCCTCTCTGGTGATCGGGACTCGTCGCCGTCAGTAGTGGCTAAAATGAAGCTGCGGACTCGGCTGCTGGTTACGCTGTTGTTCGGCGGCGGGTTGCTGGGTGTGTGGTGGTTTGTGCACTCAGAGAAACAGcagaagctgcagcagcagcgagTGGAGCAGCTGCGGCAGGTAGCGCTGGGGCAGGGCACTTTCAGCCTCATGGACCACACGGGGTGCCGCCGGACGAAGAAGGACTTCCTGGGCAACTGGGTGCTGCTGTACTTTGGCTTCACGCACTGCCCTGACATCTGCCCCGAAGAGCTGGAAAAGCTAAGCACTGTCGTGATGACTCTGGACCGCGACGCCTCGCTGCCGCCGGTGCAGCCCCTTTTTATCACTGTAGACCCAGAGCGGGACGATGAGGCGGCGCTTGCCCGGTACGTTAAAGACTTCCATCCCCGGCTGATTGGGCTGACGGGGACGGTCGAGGAGGTGAAGCACGCAGGGCGGGACTACAGAGTGTACGCCAGCGCCGGGCCCAAAGACGAGGATGGCGACTACATTGTGGACCACACTATCCTCATCTACCTTGTCAGCCCTGACGGCCTCTTTCTCGACTACTACAACAGGATGAAGAGTGATGAGCAGATCGCCGACAGTGTCCGCAAACACATCAGAAACTATGCCACGCTGTGA
- the ncaph2 gene encoding condensin-2 complex subunit H2, with protein sequence MESTESRYAHLLQPIRELTKNWEIDLASELNDYLDELDDMCITFDGGKTRLNFAEAALLIQGSACIYSKKVELLHSLVFQTLEYINDKNKKRNKQATESQEGDGRAVNSHDADNLEEFSALDLEVSDRSERSDSNTTVDVPPLPPESLIAPETQEKKKLPLISVKGEILCSQKDFRINLFVPGEGDMILLTFRSVASTSLPHSDFAQLETQPPDAVVPVDVEMGRADAEEGGGDAADDFLPLELDNMEQEEEHVDRLQAPSDGRMIRERQHMEANKPRREEPIPPAVNVWAFHDPYAMLEEDKPLKPGKCYRVPDGLDDCGKRKRKRAAFLRDFRSWFRGTFDPPEHKLKNGPTFTDLNYIYLSTIKDKLKNQKRMNRRAGVMMSDEELKRTFLQPEGVGPGQLGEEPVEELRQHLLGGDDDASDNEHDAFPDDVPAEFLGGPEHISPEAHRDELSYEDLVKLRVEQLVVNSRGYTQETALSRRVKDWEEKIRPELALQEERPAFDIHDYGDRIVRALSGVGCRRTFAAIVHGLDNFEASKYLLASLQLANDYTVEIDSCAGLEGSLDTMALTLLSTHRATDRFATLKA encoded by the exons ATGGAGTCCACAGAGAGCCGATATGCTCACCTGCTCCAGCCGATCCGAGAGCTCACAAAGAACTGGGAGATCGACCTGGCGTCAGAGCTAAACGACTACTTAGATGAG ctggATGACATGTGTATCACCTTCGATGGTGGGAAAACCAGGCTGAACTTCGCAGAGGCTGCGCTGCTCATCCAGGGCTCCGCCTGCATCTACAGCAAGAAG GTGGAGCTGCTGCACAGCCTGGTGTTCCAGACTCTGGAGTACATCAACGACAAGAACAAGAA ACGCAACAAGCAGGCAACAGAGTCTCAGGAGGGTGATGGCAGAGCAGTGAACAGTCATGATGCTGACAACTTGGAGGag TTTTCTGCGTTGGACCTGGAAGTGTCGGACCGATCTGAGAGGTCTGACTCCAACACG ACTGTGGACGTGCCGCCTCTTCCTCCGGAGTCTTTGATTGCACCTGAAAcccaagagaaaaagaaactgccCCTCATCAG tgtgaaagGTGAGATCCTGTGCAGTCAGAAGGACTTCAGGATCAACCTGTTCGTCCCAGGTGAGGGCGACATGATCCTGCTCACATTCAGATCAGTTGCTTCCACTTCCCTGCCTCACAGTGACTTCGCTCAACTAGAGACCCAGCCCCCAG ATGCTGTGGTTCCAGTGGATGTTGAAATGGGCAGAGCTGATGCTGAGGAGGGTGGAGGCGATGCAGCAGACGATTTCCTCCCCTTAGAGTTGGACAAcatggagcaggaggaggagcatgTGGACAGATTGCAG GCTCCGAGTGATGGTCGAATGATCCGAGAGAGGCAACATATGGAAGCCAACAAACCGAGGAGAGAGGAGCCGATTCCTCCTGCT gtgaatGTTTGGGCGTTCCATGACCCATACGCCATGCTTGAGGAGGACAAACCACTGAAACCAG GGAAGTGCTACAGAGTTCCCGACGGGCTGGACGACTGCGGGAAGAGGAAAAGGAAACGAGCCGCTTTCCTTCGGGACTTCAGGAGCTGGTTCAGAGGAACCT ttGACCCTCCAGAGCACAAGTTGAAAAATGGACCCACATTTACAG acCTCAACTACATCTACCTGAGCACGATCAAAGACAAACTCAAAAATCAGAAGAGGATGAACAGAAGAGCC GGAGTGATGATGTCTGACGAGGAGCTGAAGAGGACCTTCCTACAGCCAGAGGGGGTGGGGCCTGGTCAACTGGGGGAGGAGCCTGTGGAAGAGTTGAGACAGCACCTGCTGG GTGGGGATGATGACGCCTCGGACAACGAGCACGACGCCTTTCCCGATGACGTCCCAGCCGAGTTTCTGGGTGGCCCGGAGCACATTTCACCTG AAGCTCACCGAGATGAACTGAGTTACGAGGATCTGGTGAAGCTGCGAGTG GAGCAGCTAGTGGTAAACAGTCGTGGTTACACTCAGGAGACAGCACTGTCTCGGAGGGTCAAAGACTGGGAGGAGAAGATCCGCCCTGAGTTGGCACTGCAG GAGGAACGCCCAGCATTTGACATCCATGATTACGGAGACCGCATCGTGAGAGCGCTGAGCGGCGTTGGATGCCGCAGAACGTTTGCAGCCATCGTTCATGGTCTAGACAACTTTGAAGCCTCAAAGTACCTGCTGGCCTCCCTGCAGCTG GCAAACGACTACACGGTGGAGATCGACAGTTGTGCCGGTTTGGAGGGAAGTTTGGACACAATGGCTCTGACTCTACTGAGCACGCACAGAGCGACGGACAGATTTGCCACGCTGAAGGCCTGA